One region of Duncaniella freteri genomic DNA includes:
- a CDS encoding porin family protein: MNIRHFISAKRQCVWALAALVLPFAANAQREYSPNLSIGARAGVTLSSMSFTPEVHQSMIQGKTFGITARYTEERFFGLIAEVNLTQRGWKEDFVKDEAPQFEYSRTLTYIQIPLLTHIYFGSNKVKGFFNLGPEAGFMIGEKIKSNFDYKNFDNIPDFPKGYRTNEQMKMEIENKFDYGIAGGAGVEFFINRRNSIQLEGRYYFGIGNIFKATKRDFFAASRGSSIEVTLSYMFRVL, encoded by the coding sequence ATGAACATCCGTCATTTTATTTCTGCCAAACGCCAATGTGTATGGGCACTTGCAGCACTCGTATTACCGTTTGCCGCCAACGCCCAGCGTGAGTATTCCCCTAACCTATCCATAGGAGCGCGAGCAGGCGTAACGCTATCAAGCATGTCGTTCACCCCTGAAGTGCATCAGTCGATGATACAGGGAAAGACTTTCGGCATCACAGCCCGCTACACCGAGGAACGTTTCTTCGGACTCATAGCCGAAGTCAATCTCACCCAGCGCGGATGGAAAGAGGACTTTGTGAAGGACGAGGCTCCGCAATTCGAGTACTCGCGTACACTCACCTATATACAGATACCTCTGCTCACTCATATCTATTTCGGTTCCAACAAAGTCAAAGGATTCTTTAATCTGGGTCCGGAAGCAGGTTTCATGATCGGTGAAAAGATAAAGTCAAATTTCGATTATAAAAATTTTGACAATATCCCTGATTTCCCCAAAGGTTACCGCACCAACGAGCAGATGAAGATGGAGATCGAGAATAAGTTTGACTATGGAATAGCCGGAGGCGCGGGAGTGGAATTCTTTATCAACCGACGTAACAGCATCCAGCTTGAGGGAAGATATTATTTCGGTATCGGCAATATATTCAAAGCCACCAAACGTGATTTCTTCGCAGCATCACGCGGATCATCTATAGAAGTTACCCTGTCGTATATGTTCAGGGTGCTTTGA
- a CDS encoding TonB-dependent receptor, whose product MLKRLLLTAAAVWLNCMVSLAAADDVTCKGVLVNEVGEPIIGATITVPGTKVVTTTDIDGNFSFSAPKGKKVHINYIGYKPLDLEVASDLGQVAMDVASEMLQDVVVTQSIARTRKTPVAVSAVNAETLEIKLGNQELPEVLKTTPGVWATKDGGGFGDAKINIRGFRSNNTATMVNGVPVNDMEWGGIYWSNWSGLGDVTSSMQVQRGLGATIISSPSFGGTINMITKGLDAKRGGTAWYGLGNDNSMNYGISFSTGLMKNGWALTFLGARKTGDGYIQGTDYEAYSYFLNISKRLNDNNQISLTVTGAPQTHNKRNSANGLSIKEWQNVANFMPKGEAYRYNPTYGLGLNGEEKSSQYNVYNKPVAMVNHVWQINHKSSLSSVAYASLGSGYGSNGQGYSSSYRNLWYGATDGALNWSTVESNGVTYNLRHGNGMFAYDQIQLMNQNSTTGSLMAMSNSVNNHKWFGFISNYKNELTENLAVTAGVDVRYYKGYHTNELSDLYNGAYFIDETRSNKNVTRTFATPEAKLAWQREKLGVGDVVYRDWDSRIWQEGVYAQAEYQALDKKLNLVLAGAMNLNTYTRYENFYVDEEFSKSPTKTFFAGNIKAGANYNINRYNNVYVNGGYITRAPYLQYGVFVSPANSNAINPDPRNEKVAAVEVGYEFHSPKFTAQLNGYYTMWMDRTMVTSGTSEYDGTRYSATMNGVDSRYMGVELNFVYKPFKWMELSGMLSIADNTWQNDPIGYYYNSQGEALSFLGNRETAPVTTTPLAEDHLNATIVQKGIKVGGSAQTTGALGVQFKPFRGFRIGTDWTFNARNYSDFTLNSRSDVSLSPGKPLIISEPWKIPFGNQLDINASYNFPITDNVRCTFSANVYNAFNNYYVMDAYTNYSTVGTWENAFRVIYSYGRTFNLRAKLYF is encoded by the coding sequence ATGTTAAAGAGACTCCTCCTAACAGCCGCAGCCGTATGGCTTAACTGTATGGTGTCGCTCGCAGCAGCTGACGATGTCACGTGTAAAGGCGTGCTGGTAAATGAGGTGGGCGAGCCTATCATTGGCGCGACTATCACAGTTCCCGGCACAAAAGTTGTCACCACTACCGACATCGATGGTAACTTCTCTTTCTCTGCTCCAAAGGGAAAGAAGGTTCATATCAATTACATAGGCTATAAGCCTCTCGACCTTGAGGTTGCGTCCGATCTCGGTCAGGTTGCAATGGATGTAGCATCCGAAATGCTTCAGGACGTTGTGGTTACACAGTCTATAGCACGTACGCGTAAGACCCCTGTGGCTGTGTCGGCTGTGAATGCCGAGACTCTTGAGATCAAGCTCGGCAACCAGGAGCTTCCCGAGGTGCTCAAGACCACTCCCGGTGTATGGGCCACAAAGGACGGCGGCGGTTTCGGCGATGCCAAGATCAATATCCGCGGTTTCCGTTCCAACAACACTGCCACCATGGTCAATGGTGTGCCTGTCAACGATATGGAATGGGGCGGTATCTACTGGTCCAACTGGAGCGGACTCGGTGATGTCACCTCATCGATGCAGGTACAGCGCGGTCTCGGAGCCACAATCATATCGTCACCCTCATTCGGCGGTACCATCAATATGATCACCAAGGGCCTCGATGCAAAGAGAGGCGGCACAGCCTGGTACGGACTTGGCAACGATAACTCCATGAACTATGGTATATCGTTCTCTACAGGTCTGATGAAGAACGGCTGGGCTCTAACATTCCTCGGTGCGCGCAAGACCGGCGACGGATACATCCAGGGCACCGACTATGAGGCTTACAGCTACTTCCTCAACATATCCAAGCGTCTCAACGATAACAATCAGATCTCTCTTACTGTGACCGGCGCGCCTCAGACCCACAACAAGCGTAACTCAGCCAACGGTCTGTCAATAAAGGAATGGCAGAATGTGGCTAACTTCATGCCTAAGGGTGAGGCTTACCGATACAATCCTACCTATGGTCTGGGCTTGAACGGTGAGGAGAAGTCGTCACAGTACAATGTGTACAACAAGCCTGTGGCTATGGTCAACCATGTATGGCAGATCAACCACAAGTCATCGCTGTCGTCAGTAGCCTATGCTTCACTCGGAAGCGGTTACGGTTCCAACGGTCAGGGCTACAGCTCTTCTTATAGGAATCTGTGGTATGGTGCCACAGACGGTGCCCTTAACTGGAGTACTGTCGAGAGCAACGGTGTGACTTACAATCTGCGTCATGGCAACGGTATGTTCGCCTACGATCAGATTCAGCTTATGAACCAGAACAGCACCACCGGATCTCTCATGGCTATGTCGAATTCCGTGAACAACCATAAATGGTTCGGCTTCATCTCCAACTATAAGAATGAGCTAACTGAGAATCTTGCAGTCACAGCCGGTGTCGATGTGCGCTATTACAAGGGATACCACACCAATGAGCTTTCCGATCTCTACAATGGAGCTTACTTCATTGATGAGACTCGTTCCAACAAGAATGTGACCCGTACATTCGCTACTCCTGAAGCAAAGCTCGCATGGCAGCGTGAGAAACTTGGTGTAGGCGATGTGGTATATCGCGACTGGGACAGCCGTATCTGGCAGGAAGGAGTGTATGCCCAGGCTGAGTATCAGGCTCTTGACAAGAAGCTCAACCTTGTTCTCGCCGGTGCCATGAACCTTAACACCTACACTCGTTACGAGAATTTCTATGTCGATGAGGAATTCAGCAAGTCACCTACAAAGACTTTCTTTGCCGGTAACATCAAGGCTGGTGCCAACTATAACATCAACCGTTACAACAACGTGTATGTCAACGGCGGTTACATCACACGCGCCCCATACCTCCAGTATGGAGTGTTCGTGTCCCCTGCCAACTCCAATGCCATCAACCCCGATCCGCGCAACGAGAAAGTCGCTGCTGTAGAGGTTGGCTATGAGTTCCATTCACCCAAGTTCACTGCTCAGCTCAACGGCTATTATACAATGTGGATGGACCGTACCATGGTCACTTCTGGTACTTCGGAGTATGACGGCACACGCTATTCCGCTACCATGAATGGTGTGGACTCACGCTATATGGGTGTGGAACTCAATTTCGTCTACAAGCCTTTCAAGTGGATGGAGCTTTCAGGTATGCTGTCGATCGCTGACAACACCTGGCAGAACGACCCCATTGGTTACTACTACAACAGCCAGGGCGAGGCTCTTTCATTTCTCGGCAATCGTGAAACGGCTCCTGTCACCACTACCCCTCTTGCCGAGGATCATCTCAATGCCACTATCGTGCAGAAGGGCATAAAGGTGGGCGGTTCAGCTCAGACCACAGGTGCTCTTGGTGTTCAGTTCAAGCCTTTCCGCGGATTCCGTATCGGCACCGACTGGACATTCAATGCACGCAACTACAGCGACTTCACGCTCAACTCTCGTAGCGATGTATCCCTCTCCCCGGGCAAGCCTCTCATTATCAGCGAGCCTTGGAAGATTCCTTTCGGCAATCAGCTCGATATCAATGCAAGCTACAATTTCCCGATTACCGACAATGTACGCTGCACATTCTCAGCCAACGTGTATAATGCATTCAACAATTACTATGTTATGGATGCCTACACCAACTATTCTACCGTCGGCACATGGGAAAATGCTTTCAGAGTCATCTACAGCTACGGACGTACATTCAACCTTCGTGCTAAACTTTACTTCTAA
- a CDS encoding YgiQ family radical SAM protein — translation MIPRVDAYLPTSVKEMKILGWDSVDVVLFSGDAYVDHPSFGAAVIGRTLQAAGYRVAIVPQPNWQDDLRDFRKFGAPRLFFGVSAGAMDSMVNHYTAARRRRSDDAYTPGGRHGARPDYPTVVYSDILRRLFPGTPIIAGGIEASMRRLSHYDYWEDRLRPSLLIDCSADLISYGMGEKCVVEIAQHIDSGESLDSLTCLPQTVIRTSAPGMDCREGKIYVGDQDIVLHSYERCQADKRCQAENFRHIEQQSNSMHGKTLWQRHGDIWIKVNPMYPPMATEEIDASFDLPYTRLPHPRYKGKRIPAYDMIRHSVNIHRGCFGGCSFCTISAHQGKFIASRSKESVLREVRQVTRMDDFKGYLSDVGGPSANMYRLGGKDRSLCEKCLKPSCLHPSVCPNLNTDHRPLLDLYHAVDAVPGVKKSFIGSGVRYDLSMHHTGDEAVDRANRQYNEELITAHVSGRLKVAPEHTSDVVLDIMRKPTFRLYHEFSRFFSRVNSAHGLKQQLIPYFISSHPGCREVDMAELAAETKSLDLHLEQVQDFTPTPMTLSTEIYYTGFHPYTLKPVFTATDPEAKKAQRKYFFWYDPSYRQDITRSLMRMHRTDLLARLFPRSASYPYRKK, via the coding sequence ATGATACCGAGAGTCGATGCATATTTGCCTACGAGTGTCAAGGAGATGAAGATTCTTGGCTGGGACAGTGTGGACGTAGTGCTGTTTTCAGGTGATGCCTATGTGGATCATCCTTCGTTTGGGGCTGCTGTGATAGGGCGTACGCTACAGGCTGCCGGTTACAGGGTGGCTATAGTCCCGCAGCCCAACTGGCAGGACGACCTGCGCGATTTCCGCAAGTTCGGTGCACCGCGCCTGTTCTTTGGGGTCTCTGCCGGAGCCATGGACTCCATGGTCAATCATTACACTGCTGCTCGTCGTCGTCGCAGTGACGATGCCTACACCCCGGGAGGGCGTCATGGCGCGCGTCCCGACTATCCGACTGTAGTGTACTCCGACATACTCAGGAGACTGTTTCCGGGTACCCCCATCATAGCCGGAGGCATTGAGGCTTCGATGCGCCGTCTGTCTCATTACGATTATTGGGAGGACCGTCTGCGTCCGTCGCTGCTCATTGATTGTAGTGCTGACCTCATATCCTATGGGATGGGTGAGAAGTGTGTCGTAGAGATTGCACAGCATATCGACAGCGGTGAGTCGCTTGATTCGCTCACATGCCTGCCTCAGACTGTCATACGCACCTCTGCTCCTGGCATGGATTGCCGTGAGGGTAAGATATATGTGGGCGATCAGGACATTGTGCTCCACAGTTATGAGCGTTGCCAGGCCGACAAGCGTTGCCAGGCTGAGAATTTCAGGCATATCGAGCAGCAGAGCAATTCGATGCACGGAAAGACTCTGTGGCAGCGTCACGGCGACATATGGATAAAGGTCAATCCCATGTATCCTCCCATGGCTACCGAGGAGATCGATGCGTCATTCGACCTCCCTTACACTCGTCTCCCTCATCCGCGCTACAAAGGTAAACGCATTCCTGCCTACGATATGATACGTCATTCGGTCAACATCCATCGCGGATGTTTCGGCGGATGCTCATTCTGTACCATTTCGGCTCATCAGGGCAAGTTCATTGCCTCGCGCAGTAAGGAATCTGTGCTCCGTGAGGTGCGGCAGGTCACCCGGATGGATGATTTCAAAGGCTATCTCAGCGATGTTGGCGGGCCGAGTGCCAATATGTACCGGCTTGGCGGAAAGGACCGTTCGCTATGTGAGAAATGCCTTAAGCCATCATGCCTGCATCCGTCTGTGTGCCCTAATCTCAACACTGATCATCGTCCGCTTCTCGATCTCTATCATGCCGTTGATGCTGTGCCTGGAGTCAAGAAGTCATTCATAGGGAGCGGTGTGCGTTACGACCTCTCCATGCATCATACAGGTGATGAGGCTGTCGACCGCGCCAACCGTCAGTATAACGAGGAACTTATCACCGCCCATGTGTCTGGCAGGCTGAAAGTTGCTCCGGAACACACCTCCGATGTGGTGCTCGACATTATGCGTAAGCCCACGTTCAGGCTTTATCACGAGTTCTCACGATTCTTCAGCAGGGTCAATTCTGCCCATGGGCTGAAACAGCAGCTCATACCATATTTCATATCCTCCCATCCGGGATGCCGTGAAGTCGACATGGCAGAGCTCGCTGCCGAGACCAAGAGTCTTGACCTGCATCTGGAGCAGGTGCAGGATTTCACTCCCACACCCATGACTCTTTCCACCGAGATATATTATACCGGGTTCCATCCTTACACTTTGAAGCCGGTGTTTACTGCGACTGATCCGGAAGCCAAGAAAGCCCAGCGCAAATATTTCTTCTGGTATGATCCCTCCTACCGTCAGGACATCACCCGCTCCCTCATGCGCATGCATCGCACCGATCTTCTCGCACGTCTCTTCCCGCGTTCCGCCTCCTATCCATACAGAAAAAAGTAG
- a CDS encoding LysM peptidoglycan-binding domain-containing protein — MNFSRFTTLAALIGAASLISLQAAVKDLPTKKVNGKLYHYYEVPAKETVYSLCHKLDITKDEIIRHNPAVADGLRKGMVLFFPAQEPQPAATTATAPDSDNATSEQVISHYVNKGETIFGIAHKYGLKTEDVIAQNPVLKNGLKAGQTITLTVPGSKAPACADSNTSTAKPPVKKEAEPSTAAPRQEMRGYVVKKKETFYSIAIENGLTVAALEAANPGIITLKEGQVLNIPYVPKEAVNADEHDELTASNEHADHTAATETDQSTPLTPLTPAAPVETKEPVSIAVILPFMLNEETPSKSAMRYTEFYKGFLIAVDSLRSNGAPIHVTAYDTEGSVLKVREALTDTAFRKHNAIIAPDNASQLAILAEYGKNNNVKVFNTFLVRDKSYLTNPSVMHGNLPSALMYRKATDALMERLSYSTPVFVSFKGENGDKAEFVSALKQSLTDKGNTFMNIEVDGRLESADLRALPTDGNYTFIPTSSRQADLNRIMPGIIEWRDEAVTPMVRLFGYPEWTTFRGETLDNMHNLNTTVYSRFYTHEDAPRTHDIDAKYKKWYGNRMENAVPRQGLLGFDTGMFVIPYLLHEASSYDGVQNGYFFTTAGDGAGSYNDALYFINFRPGNIIEKSRI; from the coding sequence ATGAATTTTTCACGGTTCACTACGTTAGCCGCACTCATCGGAGCGGCATCGTTAATATCTCTGCAAGCCGCAGTCAAAGACCTCCCTACAAAGAAGGTCAACGGAAAACTGTATCACTACTATGAAGTACCCGCCAAGGAGACAGTCTACTCCTTATGCCACAAGCTCGACATAACCAAGGACGAGATAATAAGGCACAATCCTGCCGTTGCTGACGGCCTGCGCAAAGGGATGGTGCTGTTCTTCCCCGCACAAGAGCCACAGCCTGCCGCCACTACAGCCACAGCCCCCGACTCCGACAACGCCACGTCAGAGCAAGTGATAAGCCATTATGTGAACAAAGGGGAGACAATCTTCGGCATAGCCCATAAATACGGGCTAAAGACCGAGGATGTCATAGCCCAGAACCCTGTGCTGAAAAACGGATTGAAAGCCGGTCAGACCATCACTCTCACAGTACCCGGCTCAAAGGCTCCCGCATGCGCCGACAGCAACACTTCCACCGCCAAGCCGCCGGTAAAGAAAGAGGCAGAGCCCTCTACAGCCGCACCCAGACAGGAAATGCGCGGATATGTGGTGAAAAAGAAGGAAACATTCTATTCCATCGCCATTGAAAACGGACTGACAGTGGCAGCTCTTGAAGCCGCCAATCCAGGAATCATCACTCTCAAAGAGGGGCAAGTGCTCAACATACCCTATGTGCCGAAAGAAGCTGTCAATGCGGATGAGCACGACGAACTGACCGCCTCCAATGAACATGCCGACCATACCGCGGCGACCGAGACTGACCAATCCACTCCTCTGACCCCATTGACCCCGGCTGCTCCTGTAGAAACAAAAGAGCCTGTGTCCATAGCCGTCATACTTCCGTTCATGCTGAACGAGGAGACACCCTCCAAGAGCGCGATGAGATACACCGAGTTCTACAAAGGCTTCCTCATAGCTGTGGATAGCCTGCGCAGCAACGGAGCCCCTATACACGTCACGGCCTACGACACCGAAGGCTCGGTACTGAAAGTGCGCGAGGCTCTGACCGACACAGCTTTCAGAAAGCACAATGCCATAATAGCCCCCGACAATGCCTCACAGCTCGCCATACTTGCAGAGTACGGTAAAAACAACAATGTGAAAGTGTTCAACACATTCCTTGTGCGTGACAAATCCTATCTCACCAATCCGTCAGTGATGCACGGCAATCTTCCCAGCGCACTCATGTACCGCAAGGCAACCGACGCGCTCATGGAACGTCTGTCCTACTCCACCCCGGTGTTCGTATCCTTCAAGGGTGAGAACGGTGACAAGGCAGAATTCGTATCGGCACTAAAGCAGTCACTTACCGACAAGGGTAACACATTCATGAACATCGAAGTGGACGGACGTCTGGAGAGCGCAGACCTGCGCGCCTTACCTACCGACGGCAACTACACATTTATCCCGACTTCGAGCCGTCAGGCAGATCTTAACCGTATTATGCCCGGCATCATAGAGTGGCGCGACGAGGCTGTCACCCCTATGGTACGCCTGTTCGGCTATCCGGAATGGACCACTTTCCGAGGCGAGACCCTTGACAACATGCACAACCTCAACACCACAGTGTATTCACGCTTCTACACCCACGAGGACGCGCCACGCACCCATGATATCGATGCCAAGTACAAGAAATGGTATGGCAACAGAATGGAGAACGCGGTGCCGCGCCAAGGCTTGCTCGGATTTGACACAGGCATGTTTGTGATACCCTACCTGCTTCATGAAGCATCATCCTACGACGGTGTGCAGAACGGATATTTCTTCACCACTGCCGGGGATGGAGCCGGCTCCTACAATGATGCCCTCTATTTCATAAACTTCCGTCCGGGCAACATAATCGAAAAGTCTCGCATCTGA
- a CDS encoding DUF5053 domain-containing protein codes for MNAELKTLIDELASQTSLSNDEADLRMAKAFALVRTPEEKKEAGEYLRKAIARRKRPDVDVKSILGEVSEILNLSYIAKRYFDKDRAWLYQRLNRSMVNGKPAAFSESELRIFSDSLKEISHIIQQTSINLTH; via the coding sequence ATGAACGCTGAATTAAAGACATTGATTGATGAATTGGCTTCACAGACAAGTCTCTCAAATGACGAGGCGGATTTGCGTATGGCTAAGGCTTTTGCTCTCGTCAGGACTCCGGAAGAGAAAAAGGAAGCCGGTGAATATTTGAGGAAGGCTATTGCTCGTAGGAAACGTCCGGATGTCGATGTCAAAAGCATATTAGGCGAGGTATCAGAGATTCTGAACCTTTCCTATATAGCTAAGCGTTATTTTGACAAGGACCGTGCATGGCTGTATCAGAGGCTCAACCGATCGATGGTCAATGGTAAGCCGGCTGCCTTTTCCGAATCAGAACTTAGGATATTTTCCGATTCTCTCAAGGAGATAAGTCATATCATTCAACAAACCTCAATTAATTTAACTCATTAA
- the serB gene encoding phosphoserine phosphatase SerB produces MKKSELELILINISGQDHPGVTSALSEILARYDAGILDIGQADIHHTLSLGILIKTDSSVSGNIMKELLFKACELNVNIRFTPVSIREYEEWVGRQGKNRWIITLLGRRLTARQIANVTSVLAEQGMNIDAIQRLTGRMPLGEEEQPRSKSCVEMSVRGTPSDVHAMQEKFMKLSQEDEFDISMQEDTLYRRCRRLICFDMDSTLIETEVIDELAMRAGVGDKVKAITESAMRGEIDFCESFRERVALLKGLDESVMRDIAEHLPVTEGVGRMMQVLKRAGYKTAILSGGFTYFGNYLKQKYGFDYVYANELEIVDGKLTGRYLGDIVDGRRKAELLRLIAQVENVNIAQTIAVGDGANDLPMLSTAGLGIAFHAKPKVKANAEQSISTIGLDGVLYFLGFKDSFITES; encoded by the coding sequence ATGAAAAAATCGGAGCTTGAACTCATTCTCATAAATATCTCGGGTCAGGACCATCCCGGAGTCACATCTGCACTGTCAGAAATTCTTGCCAGGTACGATGCCGGCATTCTTGACATAGGTCAGGCGGATATCCATCACACTCTTTCACTTGGAATTCTTATAAAGACCGATTCCAGTGTGTCGGGCAATATAATGAAGGAGCTGCTTTTCAAGGCTTGCGAACTTAATGTGAACATCCGTTTCACCCCTGTGAGTATCAGGGAGTATGAGGAATGGGTGGGGCGTCAGGGCAAGAACCGCTGGATCATCACACTGCTCGGGCGCAGGCTCACGGCACGACAGATAGCAAATGTCACTTCGGTGCTTGCCGAGCAGGGTATGAACATCGATGCCATACAGCGTCTCACAGGGCGTATGCCGCTTGGCGAGGAGGAACAGCCGAGGTCAAAATCGTGTGTCGAGATGTCGGTGCGAGGCACCCCCTCGGATGTGCATGCCATGCAGGAAAAGTTCATGAAGCTTTCGCAGGAAGATGAATTCGATATATCCATGCAGGAGGACACCCTCTATCGCCGTTGCCGCCGTCTGATATGTTTTGATATGGACTCTACTCTCATAGAGACCGAGGTCATTGACGAGCTGGCTATGCGTGCCGGGGTCGGTGACAAGGTAAAGGCTATAACAGAGAGTGCCATGCGTGGCGAGATTGATTTCTGCGAGAGTTTCCGTGAGCGTGTGGCTCTGCTCAAAGGGCTGGATGAGAGCGTGATGCGTGACATAGCCGAACATCTGCCGGTCACCGAAGGGGTCGGACGCATGATGCAGGTGCTGAAACGTGCCGGATACAAGACTGCCATCCTCTCAGGAGGATTCACATATTTCGGGAACTATCTTAAGCAGAAGTATGGTTTCGACTACGTGTATGCCAACGAGCTTGAGATTGTTGACGGCAAACTCACCGGACGCTATCTCGGCGATATTGTCGACGGCAGACGCAAAGCCGAGCTCCTGCGCCTCATAGCCCAGGTGGAGAATGTCAATATCGCTCAGACTATTGCCGTCGGCGACGGTGCCAACGATCTCCCCATGCTCTCTACCGCCGGTCTTGGTATCGCATTCCATGCCAAGCCTAAGGTCAAGGCCAATGCCGAGCAGTCCATCTCGACAATAGGACTGGACGGAGTGCTGTATTTCCTCGGATTCAAGGACTCATTCATAACCGAAAGCTGA
- a CDS encoding choice-of-anchor J domain-containing protein has translation MNKNILNAVIVGSLAMGLASCDENSWNDHYLNGFEGGVDYNNKETGSYTVSDADYAAIAKMLEGEAADDAEKAAAKAIAANLYFDKSGIYPADVVLPLFFDTSSFPYYLASNGSAVDVTYREAGAVPAEITNIGAAKSLSVGKAQYKAAWGGDVDFDQAYPENFNPAKDMLDVLSDGYSNPGEGDYAVVNYNVVVGTPDFNSGKLFLEEPFAEGQGQFTIDNILLPEGSTYVWKFDDRGYMKASAFVGGANKASDAWLISPEIDLPADANAYLTFDQAWNFFKDAATAAKENTVAVREVGGEWNNLTPEAVPESLSWTFVNSGKIDLKAYNGKKIQIGFRYTSTAEKSGTTEIRNVKIASGADIPMVTNHALYCFDGSDWVVPANACMLQPADYEAMGFKNDKLENPQAYIPAYLKQKFPYAQQGAQKYVVYNGKTVSLFVFDGAVWTLNDNGLKTVTGHFEKQNGKWVFIKYVGEAIFDEFNEEVIKLDKSYILVSENICMKPLDSGKSYGYMNTTGVSISDGQIILPGDANAFAFVSTFVKDDVKYEAPEGKFMILGSDGRYIYMQGTYDSFNVKNEPAIADGGAIADGYLWTAKRNADGTWAIVNCFSEKTIAYSTKFTSFGAYETIGEGQLTPYLYIMQ, from the coding sequence ATGAATAAGAATATTCTTAACGCAGTCATTGTAGGCTCACTCGCTATGGGGCTTGCAAGTTGCGACGAAAACTCTTGGAATGACCATTATCTGAATGGATTTGAGGGGGGGGTAGATTACAATAACAAGGAGACCGGCTCATATACTGTCTCTGATGCCGACTATGCAGCTATCGCCAAGATGCTGGAAGGTGAGGCTGCCGACGATGCCGAAAAGGCGGCTGCCAAGGCGATTGCAGCCAACCTGTATTTCGACAAGTCTGGCATATATCCTGCTGATGTTGTTCTCCCTCTGTTTTTTGACACTTCTTCATTCCCTTACTATCTTGCATCCAACGGTTCTGCTGTCGATGTGACCTATCGTGAGGCTGGAGCAGTGCCCGCCGAGATCACCAATATCGGAGCTGCCAAGTCACTCTCTGTCGGAAAGGCTCAGTACAAGGCTGCCTGGGGCGGTGATGTAGATTTCGATCAGGCGTATCCCGAGAATTTCAATCCTGCAAAGGATATGCTTGATGTGCTCTCTGACGGTTACAGCAATCCCGGCGAGGGTGACTATGCGGTGGTCAATTACAATGTCGTAGTAGGTACCCCCGACTTTAATTCCGGAAAACTCTTTCTGGAGGAGCCTTTCGCTGAAGGTCAGGGACAATTTACCATTGACAATATTTTGCTCCCCGAAGGCAGCACTTATGTATGGAAGTTTGATGACCGTGGCTACATGAAAGCTTCAGCTTTTGTTGGGGGTGCCAATAAAGCTTCCGATGCATGGCTCATCTCTCCAGAGATTGACCTTCCCGCCGATGCCAATGCCTACCTGACATTTGATCAGGCTTGGAATTTCTTCAAGGATGCGGCAACAGCTGCAAAGGAGAACACTGTCGCTGTACGCGAAGTGGGCGGAGAATGGAACAATCTTACACCCGAAGCTGTGCCTGAGAGTCTGAGTTGGACTTTCGTAAACTCCGGCAAGATCGATCTTAAGGCTTATAACGGAAAGAAGATTCAGATCGGTTTCCGTTACACAAGCACAGCTGAAAAGTCTGGCACCACCGAAATCAGAAACGTGAAGATCGCTTCCGGTGCCGATATCCCTATGGTGACCAACCATGCTCTTTACTGCTTCGATGGTTCGGACTGGGTAGTTCCTGCCAACGCTTGCATGCTCCAGCCTGCCGACTATGAGGCTATGGGCTTCAAGAATGACAAACTTGAGAATCCTCAGGCTTATATCCCCGCTTATCTTAAGCAGAAGTTCCCCTATGCTCAGCAGGGTGCTCAGAAATATGTGGTATACAACGGCAAGACTGTTTCGCTCTTCGTGTTCGACGGTGCTGTATGGACTCTCAATGATAACGGTCTTAAGACTGTCACCGGACATTTCGAAAAGCAGAATGGCAAATGGGTGTTCATCAAATATGTCGGAGAGGCTATTTTTGACGAATTCAATGAAGAGGTCATCAAGCTTGACAAGAGCTACATTCTCGTGTCGGAAAATATCTGCATGAAGCCTCTTGATTCCGGCAAGTCATACGGATACATGAACACCACCGGTGTCTCCATCTCTGATGGTCAGATCATCCTACCCGGCGATGCCAATGCGTTCGCATTCGTATCAACCTTTGTTAAGGATGATGTGAAGTATGAGGCTCCTGAAGGAAAGTTCATGATCCTGGGATCGGATGGACGTTATATTTATATGCAAGGCACATACGATAGCTTCAATGTCAAGAACGAGCCGGCTATAGCAGATGGCGGTGCGATCGCTGACGGCTATCTCTGGACCGCTAAGCGCAATGCCGACGGCACATGGGCTATTGTCAACTGCTTCAGCGAAAAGACAATCGCTTATTCTACTAAATTCACTAGTTTCGGTGCATATGAAACTATTGGTGAAGGGCAGTTGACCCCCTACCTCTACATTATGCAGTAA